In one Chitinispirillales bacterium ANBcel5 genomic region, the following are encoded:
- the secE gene encoding preprotein translocase subunit SecE, producing the protein MQKLIQYLKDVRTELAKVSWPSRSEVSGATLLVVVLSIVVSLYIFACDSLINPIIGVILRFNQ; encoded by the coding sequence ATGCAGAAGTTAATACAATACTTAAAAGATGTTCGCACCGAATTGGCAAAAGTAAGTTGGCCATCAAGGAGCGAAGTAAGTGGTGCTACTTTATTGGTGGTTGTTCTGAGTATCGTAGTATCTTTGTATATCTTTGCCTGTGATAGTCTGATAAATCCTATTATAGGTGTAATTCTAAGGTTCAATCAGTAA
- the rpmG gene encoding 50S ribosomal protein L33, with the protein MPRERITLECTSCKQRNYETTKNKRKHSGRVEFIKFCAFERKRTPHKETR; encoded by the coding sequence ATGCCCAGAGAAAGAATAACACTGGAATGCACTTCCTGCAAACAGCGCAACTACGAAACGACTAAGAATAAAAGAAAACATTCCGGTCGTGTAGAGTTTATTAAGTTTTGCGCTTTTGAACGTAAAAGAACACCGCATAAAGAAACGCGGTAA
- the tuf gene encoding elongation factor Tu, which translates to MSKEKFDRSKPHLNVGTIGHVDHGKTTLTAAITRVMASRGLAQFISYDEVAKASESQGRRDDSKILTIATSHVEYESENRHYAHVDCPGHADYVKNMITGAAQMDGAILVVSAADGPMPQTREHILLARQVGVPYIVVFLNKVDVVDDPELLELVELEVRELLSNYEFPGDDIPIVRGSAIGALTNPEDAEASKCILDLMAAIDSYVPTPERETDKDFLMSVEDVFSITGRGTVATGRVERGAVKVGDEVELVGLKESRKTVVTGVEMFRKLLDKAEAGDNIGTLLRGVDKNDIERGMVLAKPGSITPHKKFKAEVVVLSKEEGGRHTPFFSGYRPQFYFRTTDVTGSLNLAEGVEMIMPGDNAQITVELIAPVAMEKELRFAIREGGRTVGAGVVTEIIE; encoded by the coding sequence ATGTCAAAGGAAAAATTTGATCGTTCTAAACCCCATTTAAATGTTGGTACGATCGGTCATGTGGATCATGGTAAAACGACGCTGACTGCAGCAATCACACGTGTAATGGCATCCAGAGGACTTGCGCAGTTCATCTCTTACGATGAAGTTGCAAAGGCATCTGAATCTCAGGGACGTCGTGATGATTCCAAGATCCTTACTATCGCTACTTCACATGTGGAGTACGAGTCAGAAAATCGTCATTATGCCCACGTTGACTGTCCAGGACATGCTGATTATGTTAAAAACATGATTACAGGTGCAGCACAGATGGATGGTGCTATTCTTGTAGTAAGTGCAGCTGATGGTCCTATGCCTCAGACTCGTGAACATATTCTCCTCGCTCGTCAGGTTGGTGTTCCTTACATCGTCGTGTTCCTTAATAAGGTAGACGTTGTAGATGATCCTGAGCTTCTTGAGTTGGTGGAGCTTGAAGTTCGCGAACTTCTTTCCAACTATGAATTCCCAGGTGATGACATTCCAATCGTAAGAGGTAGTGCAATTGGTGCTCTTACCAATCCAGAAGACGCTGAAGCTTCAAAGTGTATTCTTGATCTTATGGCTGCTATCGATTCATACGTTCCTACTCCAGAGCGTGAAACTGATAAGGATTTCCTTATGTCAGTTGAAGACGTGTTCTCTATCACCGGTCGTGGTACTGTAGCTACCGGTCGTGTGGAGCGTGGAGCAGTTAAGGTTGGTGATGAGGTTGAGTTGGTTGGTCTTAAAGAATCCCGTAAAACTGTTGTGACCGGTGTTGAAATGTTTCGCAAGCTTCTTGATAAAGCAGAAGCAGGTGATAACATTGGTACACTTCTGCGTGGTGTCGATAAAAACGATATCGAGCGCGGAATGGTTTTGGCAAAACCCGGATCAATCACACCTCATAAAAAGTTTAAGGCAGAGGTTGTTGTACTGTCTAAGGAAGAAGGCGGACGCCACACACCATTTTTCAGCGGATACAGACCACAGTTTTACTTCCGTACAACTGATGTAACAGGTTCACTTAATCTTGCTGAAGGTGTTGAGATGATAATGCCTGGTGACAACGCACAGATAACTGTAGAGCTTATTGCTCCTGTTGCGATGGAAAAAGAACTACGCTTTGCTATACGTGAAGGTGGACGTACAGTTGGTGCTGGTGTTGTTACAGAGATTATCGAGTAA
- a CDS encoding ATP-dependent Clp protease proteolytic subunit gives MQSMNKDKDNDLLKDLKKAMTGSEMEEQFLKRREIFLWGEINDESAQNIVKKILYYDGLSNDDITIYINSPGGVISAGLAIYDAMLYAKSDVSTVCMGQAASMGAVLLCSGTKGKRFAWEHARVLIHQPLISGNMFGPASDIQIQAEEMLRIRDNLNHILSSHTGQSLSKIVEDTDRDFFMSAEEAKKYGIVDKISK, from the coding sequence ATGCAGTCCATGAATAAGGATAAGGATAACGATCTTCTCAAAGATCTAAAAAAGGCTATGACTGGTTCAGAAATGGAAGAGCAGTTTCTTAAGCGCAGAGAAATATTTCTCTGGGGGGAGATAAATGATGAATCTGCTCAGAATATCGTTAAAAAAATCCTCTACTATGATGGATTGAGCAATGATGATATCACCATTTACATTAATAGTCCCGGTGGGGTAATTTCTGCTGGATTGGCAATCTATGACGCAATGCTTTATGCTAAATCCGACGTTTCCACTGTTTGTATGGGGCAGGCTGCAAGTATGGGAGCTGTTCTTCTTTGCTCCGGAACCAAGGGGAAGCGTTTTGCCTGGGAGCATGCAAGGGTACTGATTCACCAGCCACTTATTTCTGGAAACATGTTTGGGCCGGCTAGTGATATTCAGATTCAGGCAGAAGAGATGCTAAGAATTAGAGATAATCTTAATCACATACTTTCATCCCATACCGGACAATCGCTCTCTAAAATTGTAGAGGATACAGACAGAGACTTTTTTATGTCTGCAGAAGAAGCAAAAAAGTATGGTATTGTAGATAAAATTAGCAAATAG
- the cysS gene encoding cysteine--tRNA ligase, with the protein MKKSLYLYNTGSVKKEHFQPVNDPVNIYCCGPTVYNYAHIGNLRTYIFEDVLKRVLIACGYKVKHVVNITDVGHLVSDADTGEDKMEKGAAREGKTVWDIAEYYTGVFMQNINELNILDPDKWPKATEHISQMIDMIKTLEHKGYTYKTSDGIYFDTTKFENYCDFAKLDPEQLRAGERVDMGEKRAVTDFALWKFSPPDKKRQMEWQSPWGKGFPGWHIECSAMALAYLNQPVDIHCGGSDHIRVHHSNEIAQSEAATGKPFAKYWLHGEFLVMGKGKMAKSGGNFITLDALKKQDFSALDYRMFCYTAHYRTPLTFSWEGLRASAQSLSNLKKQIGALNENGAVNRKKVDEALSSFYDAICDDLNMPRAVAAIYEILRKEGLSDSEKRAAIEKADTVLGLNLTVGLEKAQYQVQSQGKLIKIVSESTLSDSIKDVLVKNAVQRKIAREEKNFALADGIRDLFSAAGVIVKDMPDGSTLCTVKNEKEAQVLLENKPEH; encoded by the coding sequence GTGAAAAAGTCTCTTTATTTGTATAATACTGGTTCAGTAAAAAAAGAACACTTCCAGCCGGTTAATGATCCGGTCAATATATACTGTTGTGGGCCTACCGTTTATAACTATGCTCATATTGGCAACTTAAGGACCTATATCTTTGAGGATGTTCTTAAACGGGTTCTCATTGCCTGTGGCTATAAGGTAAAACATGTAGTAAACATCACCGATGTGGGCCACCTTGTCTCTGATGCCGATACTGGTGAAGACAAAATGGAAAAAGGGGCCGCCAGGGAGGGAAAAACAGTTTGGGATATTGCCGAGTATTATACTGGTGTTTTCATGCAAAATATAAATGAGCTAAACATCCTGGATCCGGACAAATGGCCTAAAGCTACAGAGCATATTTCCCAGATGATTGATATGATTAAAACACTGGAGCACAAGGGGTACACCTATAAAACCAGTGATGGTATCTATTTTGACACTACAAAATTTGAAAACTACTGTGATTTTGCCAAGCTTGATCCCGAACAATTACGTGCCGGTGAACGGGTTGATATGGGTGAGAAACGTGCAGTGACTGATTTTGCCTTGTGGAAGTTTTCGCCACCTGATAAAAAACGCCAAATGGAGTGGCAGAGCCCTTGGGGGAAAGGGTTTCCCGGGTGGCATATTGAGTGTAGTGCTATGGCTCTTGCTTACCTTAATCAACCTGTTGACATACATTGTGGTGGCTCCGATCATATTCGGGTTCACCATTCAAATGAGATCGCTCAGTCTGAAGCTGCAACCGGAAAACCTTTTGCTAAGTACTGGCTTCATGGTGAATTTTTGGTAATGGGTAAAGGAAAGATGGCTAAATCGGGGGGCAATTTTATCACCCTTGACGCTCTGAAAAAGCAGGACTTTTCTGCTTTGGATTATCGAATGTTTTGTTATACAGCTCATTATCGTACACCTCTTACTTTCTCCTGGGAGGGACTTAGGGCTTCTGCTCAAAGCCTCTCTAATTTAAAAAAACAGATAGGGGCATTGAATGAAAATGGTGCAGTTAACAGAAAAAAGGTGGATGAGGCTCTGAGTTCTTTTTACGATGCAATTTGTGATGATCTCAATATGCCCCGGGCCGTTGCTGCTATCTATGAAATCTTGAGAAAAGAAGGGCTTAGCGATTCGGAAAAACGTGCTGCCATTGAAAAAGCAGATACTGTCCTTGGGTTAAATCTAACCGTTGGGCTGGAAAAGGCCCAATATCAGGTCCAATCTCAGGGTAAACTAATAAAGATAGTTTCAGAATCGACATTATCAGATTCCATAAAAGATGTTTTGGTAAAAAACGCAGTTCAAAGAAAGATAGCCAGGGAAGAGAAGAACTTTGCTTTGGCGGATGGTATAAGGGATCTGTTTTCGGCTGCAGGTGTGATTGTTAAAGATATGCCGGATGGTTCTACTCTGTGTACAGTTAAAAATGAAAAAGAAGCCCAGGTGCTTTTAGAAAATAAACCCGAACATTAA
- the purM gene encoding phosphoribosylformylglycinamidine cyclo-ligase, with product MSESLRYSDAGVNIASWNKTKGRIAELVSSTYNGAVEGKFGQFGGMYDISALREMEAPVLVSSTDSVGTKVMIAFESGIRNTVGEDIVNHCVDDILVMGAKPLFFLDYIGIGKLVPETAEQIVEGLARACRANDCVLIGGETAEMPDIYSGEEFDLVGCIVGVADKNNIIDGSTIKPGDALIGLRSNGLHTNGYSLARKIVREVAQKSYSDIFEPTGKTFAQELLRPHRSYIQVHSLMKQKLIKGCAHITGGGFPDNVDRILPADCDALIDTKTWEADQIFTFLQKSGNVENMEMYRTFNMGMGMVLAVASEHVEEVIGSAALEQFNPVRIGSVKAGTGKVVMEF from the coding sequence ATGTCTGAATCACTTAGATACTCAGATGCCGGTGTAAACATTGCCAGTTGGAACAAGACTAAAGGGCGCATCGCAGAGCTTGTTTCTTCAACGTATAACGGTGCTGTGGAGGGCAAATTTGGCCAGTTCGGTGGAATGTATGACATATCGGCGCTTAGAGAAATGGAAGCACCGGTACTTGTTTCATCTACTGACAGCGTTGGTACCAAGGTAATGATTGCATTTGAATCAGGTATCAGAAACACAGTGGGTGAGGATATAGTTAATCATTGTGTGGACGATATTTTGGTAATGGGTGCAAAACCTCTTTTTTTCCTCGATTATATAGGTATTGGTAAGCTTGTGCCGGAAACTGCAGAGCAGATTGTTGAGGGGCTTGCTCGTGCCTGCAGGGCAAATGATTGTGTCCTGATAGGGGGAGAGACTGCAGAGATGCCAGATATCTACTCTGGTGAAGAGTTTGACCTTGTGGGATGTATCGTTGGCGTTGCCGATAAGAATAATATTATAGATGGAAGTACTATAAAACCCGGAGATGCTTTGATCGGATTGCGCTCTAATGGACTTCATACAAATGGCTATAGCCTTGCCAGAAAAATTGTGCGTGAAGTAGCCCAAAAGAGTTATTCTGATATTTTTGAGCCTACAGGAAAAACATTCGCTCAGGAGCTTTTGCGTCCTCACAGATCATACATACAGGTACACTCGCTTATGAAACAGAAGCTTATTAAAGGGTGTGCTCACATTACCGGAGGTGGTTTTCCGGATAATGTTGATCGGATTTTGCCTGCAGACTGTGATGCGCTAATAGATACTAAAACGTGGGAAGCAGATCAGATTTTTACCTTTTTGCAGAAAAGTGGTAATGTAGAAAATATGGAAATGTACCGTACCTTCAATATGGGAATGGGTATGGTGCTGGCTGTAGCTTCTGAGCATGTAGAGGAGGTTATTGGCTCTGCTGCGCTGGAGCAGTTTAACCCTGTACGTATTGGTTCTGTTAAAGCGGGTACAGGAAAAGTGGTCATGGAGTTTTGA
- a CDS encoding ATP-dependent helicase: MDAHLREMVKSINPEQYEAVTTAHKGSVLVLAGAGCGKTAVLTRRIAYLAGSGINADQIVALTFSRKAALEMAQRLSDLMSHTSDLPLVTTFHGFALRILTTAHGGRSNFSRIGFEGKLQLLSSAQRYKLLSIVSNAGQRKYLKLNLTDLEKIITKMEVFPQRVRRLVGDKEWDLIWSIASKFSEIKKKRGLWDYSDLINGVLQLFRRFPSIAAHYGGAFRSVLVDEFQDTSPVQVELLEFLLGESTSLFAVGDDDQAIYGFRGADIRPICEFEKRFEDSIVIKLETNYRSIPAILNCANKLWVNKPATYRKILRSGKTTHPLGCSRPAVIKFKDQKAASEWIVKKINEIEEKYKIPPTSMAVLFRVNSTLSFTQRVMKTMQPDTKRLPLFVTVHGSKGLEYPVVFLCDLEEGFFPHYRIEKRRKIGTWSDFFNQIMKSQQKQRSVADDILDEELRLFYVGLTRAQRFLFLLSCGRKEYFQRQIQLQPSRFLKYLK, from the coding sequence ATGGATGCTCATTTAAGGGAAATGGTCAAGTCTATTAATCCGGAGCAATATGAGGCGGTTACTACTGCTCATAAAGGTTCTGTGCTTGTTTTGGCTGGTGCGGGGTGTGGAAAAACCGCAGTTCTTACCCGTAGAATTGCCTATCTTGCAGGTTCAGGTATCAATGCGGATCAAATTGTTGCACTGACCTTTTCTCGCAAAGCAGCTTTAGAGATGGCTCAACGCCTTAGTGATCTTATGTCTCACACCTCTGATTTACCTCTTGTAACTACGTTTCATGGTTTTGCACTCAGGATTCTTACTACTGCTCACGGGGGTAGGTCCAATTTCAGTCGCATAGGATTTGAGGGGAAATTGCAGTTACTGAGCAGTGCGCAAAGATATAAGCTTCTTTCAATAGTTTCAAATGCAGGGCAGCGGAAATATCTAAAATTAAATCTTACAGATTTGGAAAAAATAATAACTAAAATGGAGGTTTTTCCCCAAAGAGTAAGGCGCTTAGTGGGTGATAAAGAGTGGGATTTGATTTGGAGTATAGCCTCTAAATTCTCGGAAATTAAGAAAAAACGCGGCTTATGGGATTATTCAGATCTAATTAATGGGGTATTACAGCTTTTTAGGCGGTTCCCTTCGATAGCTGCTCACTATGGAGGAGCATTCAGATCTGTTCTGGTCGATGAGTTTCAGGATACCAGTCCGGTGCAGGTGGAGTTGCTGGAATTTCTTTTAGGAGAGAGCACATCACTTTTTGCCGTTGGTGACGATGATCAGGCTATTTATGGGTTTCGGGGTGCAGATATAAGGCCCATTTGTGAATTTGAAAAACGTTTCGAGGATTCGATCGTAATTAAACTTGAGACAAATTACCGTAGTATACCGGCAATCTTAAATTGCGCTAACAAACTCTGGGTCAATAAGCCAGCAACCTATCGAAAAATATTAAGAAGTGGAAAAACGACCCACCCGCTGGGTTGTAGCAGGCCTGCGGTCATAAAGTTTAAAGACCAGAAAGCAGCTTCTGAGTGGATAGTAAAGAAAATCAATGAAATCGAAGAAAAGTACAAAATCCCACCCACATCCATGGCTGTTCTTTTCAGGGTAAACAGTACACTGTCCTTTACCCAACGGGTGATGAAAACAATGCAGCCTGACACAAAACGTCTTCCTCTGTTTGTTACTGTGCATGGAAGTAAGGGTTTAGAGTATCCGGTGGTTTTCCTTTGTGATTTAGAAGAGGGGTTTTTCCCTCACTACAGGATTGAGAAACGAAGAAAAATAGGGACCTGGTCAGATTTTTTTAACCAGATTATGAAAAGTCAGCAAAAACAGAGAAGTGTCGCTGATGATATTTTGGATGAGGAGCTGCGTCTTTTCTATGTTGGTTTGACCAGAGCACAGAGGTTTTTATTTCTTTTAAGTTGTGGACGAAAAGAATATTTCCAAAGACAGATCCAGTTACAGCCATCACGTTTTTTAAAGTATTTAAAATGA
- a CDS encoding T9SS type A sorting domain-containing protein: MIKLTVLLSALLSTHLFAQPFKTITFDDEPLGIYTTEQMKAAWNSPTWSNGVDEGRCHIVNDPLSEREKVLRVTYPADGVGPREGGAQWQMYFDDSYDTVYVSYMVMISEEFDPVRGGKLPGLAGGTSPTGGDIPDGTDGFSARIMWRDRSTADGNQAALTQYMYHMESTNTWGEDFFWSYPNPTWSSTRRYLRPATWHTLKTRVIMNTPGEADGRVTSWLDGDLALDSTVMLRSHEGTFGVDLFYFSTFYGGGDQSWAPSKDEYIFFDNFIFSTEDIIPQSSTSENRSNIQRKENSFRVVGPNSSVSLHLEKMPVNGNAVLKIFSLNGALIEKHSVGSNNTSVLSLSNQHYRSGLYYAVLYHENGIISAQKLPLVK; encoded by the coding sequence TTGATTAAACTCACAGTCCTGCTCTCGGCGCTTCTGAGCACACATCTCTTTGCACAGCCATTTAAAACGATAACATTTGACGATGAGCCTTTGGGGATTTATACAACAGAGCAGATGAAAGCAGCCTGGAACAGTCCTACCTGGAGTAACGGTGTTGATGAAGGGCGCTGCCATATCGTTAACGACCCATTATCTGAAAGGGAAAAGGTACTTAGGGTAACGTATCCGGCTGATGGAGTTGGCCCCCGTGAAGGCGGCGCTCAGTGGCAAATGTATTTCGATGACAGCTATGATACGGTATACGTCAGTTATATGGTAATGATTTCAGAGGAGTTCGACCCTGTGCGGGGCGGAAAATTACCCGGTCTGGCCGGTGGGACTTCACCCACAGGCGGAGATATTCCAGATGGTACCGACGGCTTCTCGGCGCGAATAATGTGGAGAGACAGATCTACTGCAGACGGAAACCAGGCTGCACTTACCCAGTACATGTATCATATGGAGTCTACCAATACCTGGGGTGAAGATTTCTTCTGGTCCTATCCCAACCCAACCTGGTCCAGTACCCGAAGATATTTAAGACCAGCTACATGGCATACCCTCAAAACACGGGTGATTATGAATACCCCGGGTGAAGCCGATGGTAGAGTTACTTCGTGGCTCGATGGTGATCTGGCTCTTGATTCAACTGTTATGCTCAGATCCCATGAAGGCACGTTTGGAGTTGATCTTTTCTATTTCAGTACTTTTTATGGTGGGGGTGACCAGTCCTGGGCCCCTTCAAAGGATGAATACATATTTTTTGATAATTTTATCTTTTCAACAGAAGACATTATCCCGCAATCCTCTACTAGCGAGAACAGAAGTAATATTCAGAGAAAAGAAAACAGTTTTAGGGTGGTTGGACCAAACTCAAGTGTTTCCCTTCATTTAGAGAAAATGCCTGTAAATGGTAATGCAGTACTAAAGATCTTCTCTCTAAACGGTGCATTAATCGAAAAACACAGTGTTGGTAGTAATAACACCTCAGTTTTGTCGCTCTCAAACCAACACTACAGATCCGGACTTTACTATGCGGTTCTTTATCATGAAAATGGCATTATATCAGCCCAAAAACTGCCTCTGGTAAAATAA
- the malQ gene encoding 4-alpha-glucanotransferase, with amino-acid sequence MRASGIFLHPTSLPSPYGIGDLGADARWWIDLLKNNYQSFWQICPLGPTGFGDSPYQTLCSFAGNTLLLSPDLLKEQNLLSDSDLSSFPKLSEEKVDFGTVIKEKEKLFRIAFQNFSDVPEFSVFCQEQHWWLHDYALFRVIKDNHDGKPWWQWNEKYRLRDKDALENVAQECSEQIRYYKFLQFVFNNQWLSLKAYANEKRVRIVGDIPYYTAYDSSDTWSQPELFEIGKDGGLLRVAGVPPDYFSETGQLWGNPLYKWDVMKNNNYSWWAKRLGKMLQWVDLIRLDHFRAFESYWAIPVQSQTAINGVWEKGPGIHFFECMKEQLGDLPFIAEDLGDITPEVLALREQIGAPGMKILQFAFDGNPLNPYLPYNVCFDSVTYTGTHDNDTSLGWYINLPSIDKKRVRDYLGCTNKSFLKSFLRCAFASPSELCIVPFQDVLMLDSAHRMNTPGTQSGNWSWRFTKNMVEESMLKRIYDYTLIYGRAGNSGHCL; translated from the coding sequence ATGAGAGCTTCAGGTATTTTCTTACATCCTACATCACTACCTTCTCCTTATGGTATCGGCGATTTGGGAGCTGATGCACGCTGGTGGATTGATCTTCTTAAAAATAACTATCAAAGTTTTTGGCAAATATGTCCACTTGGACCAACTGGCTTTGGTGATTCACCTTATCAGACGCTCTGTTCATTTGCCGGAAATACCTTGTTGTTATCTCCTGATCTGCTAAAAGAGCAAAACCTGCTTTCTGATTCTGATCTTTCCTCTTTTCCAAAACTTTCCGAAGAAAAGGTAGATTTTGGAACAGTTATAAAAGAAAAGGAAAAGCTATTCAGAATAGCATTTCAAAATTTCTCAGACGTCCCTGAGTTCTCTGTTTTTTGTCAGGAGCAGCACTGGTGGCTACACGATTATGCTTTGTTCAGGGTGATAAAAGATAATCATGATGGAAAACCCTGGTGGCAGTGGAATGAGAAATACAGGTTAAGAGACAAAGACGCTTTGGAGAACGTTGCTCAAGAATGTTCTGAGCAGATAAGGTATTATAAATTTCTGCAGTTTGTATTTAATAACCAGTGGCTTAGTTTAAAAGCGTATGCTAATGAAAAAAGAGTAAGAATAGTTGGAGATATACCGTACTATACTGCTTATGATAGCTCAGATACCTGGTCACAACCAGAACTATTTGAAATTGGTAAAGACGGTGGTCTGTTAAGGGTTGCCGGTGTCCCGCCGGATTATTTCAGCGAAACAGGGCAGCTCTGGGGCAATCCTTTATACAAATGGGATGTAATGAAAAATAACAACTATTCCTGGTGGGCAAAGCGTTTAGGGAAAATGCTGCAATGGGTTGATCTCATTAGACTGGATCATTTCAGAGCATTTGAGTCATATTGGGCTATTCCGGTACAGAGCCAAACCGCTATAAATGGTGTGTGGGAAAAGGGACCTGGTATCCACTTTTTTGAGTGTATGAAAGAGCAGCTTGGTGATTTGCCCTTCATCGCTGAAGATTTGGGAGACATAACTCCTGAAGTACTCGCCTTGCGTGAACAAATAGGGGCTCCGGGAATGAAAATTCTACAGTTTGCATTTGATGGTAACCCGCTTAACCCTTATCTTCCCTATAACGTTTGTTTTGATAGTGTTACCTATACCGGAACTCATGATAACGATACTTCACTTGGATGGTATATAAATCTCCCCTCCATAGATAAAAAGAGAGTTCGTGATTATCTTGGGTGCACAAACAAAAGCTTTCTTAAGAGTTTTTTGCGGTGTGCCTTTGCTTCGCCTTCGGAGCTTTGTATCGTACCTTTTCAGGATGTTCTTATGCTCGATTCTGCTCACCGCATGAATACTCCAGGCACTCAAAGTGGAAATTGGAGCTGGAGGTTTACAAAAAATATGGTGGAAGAGAGTATGCTAAAGCGAATCTATGACTATACTCTCATCTACGGAAGAGCGGGTAACTCGGGGCACTGCCTCTAA
- a CDS encoding Rrf2 family transcriptional regulator, with protein sequence MKISTKCRYGFRAVLQIAELYGSVPCKRKEIVKRQKLSDSYLENILIMLKSSGLIETTRGIKGGYVLSRPPEEITLLEIFIALEGPLQLVECVDLPEKCINSQECITRTVWKKLSDSWKAILSDMTLQSLLDQKNSTDCHNFCI encoded by the coding sequence ATGAAAATTTCAACAAAGTGCCGTTACGGGTTTAGGGCAGTCCTTCAGATTGCTGAACTATATGGTAGTGTGCCATGTAAGAGAAAAGAGATCGTGAAGCGCCAAAAACTTTCTGACTCGTATCTTGAAAATATTCTTATTATGCTTAAAAGTAGTGGGCTCATTGAGACTACAAGGGGCATAAAAGGGGGGTATGTACTGTCTCGTCCACCGGAAGAGATCACTTTGCTTGAAATATTTATCGCTTTAGAAGGGCCACTTCAGCTTGTTGAATGCGTTGATTTACCAGAAAAGTGTATTAATTCTCAGGAATGTATTACAAGAACTGTATGGAAAAAATTATCAGATTCATGGAAAGCGATTCTTAGTGATATGACTTTGCAGAGCCTTCTTGATCAGAAAAATAGCACTGATTGTCACAATTTTTGTATATGA
- a CDS encoding PTS sugar transporter subunit IIA, with protein MQIISDLLDENCVIMDIKAKRKAHVIRELISTLESAEKIENSEYYVNEVLEREKLSSTGIGQGIALPHKLLPNIDQIHIVFGRKKKGVSFGAIDNKPVYLFFLILGPEGMHSEHLKLLSKLSRLLHDQTLIDSLMDATTPTEVINVIKLKESS; from the coding sequence GTGCAAATAATTTCAGATTTACTTGATGAAAATTGCGTAATTATGGATATAAAGGCTAAGCGAAAAGCCCATGTTATACGGGAGCTAATATCTACGCTGGAATCAGCCGAAAAGATTGAAAATTCAGAGTACTATGTTAATGAAGTATTGGAAAGAGAGAAACTCTCTTCAACCGGCATTGGCCAGGGCATCGCATTACCCCATAAACTTCTTCCCAACATTGATCAAATCCACATAGTTTTTGGCAGAAAAAAGAAGGGGGTATCGTTTGGAGCAATTGATAATAAGCCTGTTTACTTATTTTTCCTTATTCTCGGACCGGAAGGTATGCATTCAGAGCACCTTAAACTTTTAAGTAAACTATCACGACTTCTTCATGACCAAACCCTTATTGATAGCCTAATGGATGCTACTACCCCTACAGAAGTTATAAATGTAATAAAACTAAAAGAAAGTAGTTAA
- a CDS encoding Na+/H+ antiporter subunit E, producing MNTYSKWKIVRIILTSINLFIGWLLFSGSLELEMVFTGIILSVLVSYLTYDIFIHDTEAAKRSLLPKVHLFFIFLLIVLFKMYVASFKVTYNVLRGRINPRIVHFRTKLKADLSRVILTNAITVTPGTITLNLDDDHLIVHWLDAKTTHSKYSGELIKGTFERLLKRIWI from the coding sequence ATGAATACCTATTCCAAGTGGAAAATTGTACGTATCATCTTGACCTCTATTAACTTGTTTATTGGGTGGCTACTCTTTAGCGGCTCACTTGAATTAGAAATGGTTTTTACTGGAATCATTCTTTCGGTGCTGGTTTCATATCTGACTTACGACATTTTCATCCATGATACAGAAGCGGCAAAACGTTCATTACTACCAAAGGTACATTTATTCTTCATATTTTTACTTATTGTATTATTTAAAATGTATGTTGCAAGTTTCAAGGTAACGTATAATGTTTTACGGGGAAGAATAAACCCCCGTATCGTGCACTTCAGGACTAAATTAAAGGCTGATTTATCCAGAGTTATTCTAACCAATGCTATAACTGTCACACCTGGAACAATAACACTCAATCTTGATGATGACCATCTGATTGTACACTGGCTGGATGCTAAAACTACCCACTCAAAATACAGTGGAGAGTTAATCAAGGGGACTTTTGAACGGCTACTAAAAAGGATTTGGATATGA
- a CDS encoding monovalent cation/H+ antiporter complex subunit F, with protein sequence MTIFSFDLVVYFLLATIVISMIRVVIGPTIADRLVGLNLISAQVLAIFALLAVKEDLSVYLDVALVYDIFGFVGILAITKYTTHNKEKNNDLD encoded by the coding sequence ATGACCATCTTTTCTTTTGACCTGGTAGTCTACTTTCTTCTTGCAACTATTGTGATCAGTATGATAAGAGTGGTAATAGGACCAACTATTGCCGACCGTTTGGTTGGTCTAAACCTTATTTCTGCCCAGGTACTGGCTATTTTTGCCCTCCTGGCGGTTAAAGAAGACCTTTCAGTATATCTTGATGTAGCTTTAGTTTACGACATTTTTGGTTTTGTGGGAATTCTTGCTATTACAAAATATACTACCCATAATAAGGAAAAAAACAATGATTTGGATTGA